Sequence from the Guyparkeria hydrothermalis genome:
CCCGAAGCAGGTCGAGGACGTCTACCCCCTCGACGATGACGACACCGCCGAGAAGACCCACGTGAACGTCGGCTGGATGCTGGGCGAGAGTGCCGATTTGGATGCGCGCCTCGAGGCGCAACTGCTCGAGGGCGTGCTGCTGGAGAACAGCGCCTCGCCGCTGTTGAAGGCCCTGGAGACCACCGACCTGGGCGCCGCGCCCTCGCCGGTGCTGGGGCTGGAAGACTCCCAGCGCCAGATGGTGTTCGTCGCCGGGCTCGAGGGCAGCGAGGCCGACCGGGCCGAGGCGGTGGAGCAGCTGGTCCTCGACACGCTAACCGAGGTGGCCGAAAAGGGCGTCGACCCGGACATGGTCGAGTCGGTGTTGCACCAGCTCGAGCTCTCGCAGCGCGAGGTGACCGGCGACGGCTTTCCCTACGGTCTGCACCTGATCGTCCAGGCCCTGCCGGCGGCGATCCACGACAGCGACCCGATCAACCTGCTCGACCTGGAGCCAGCGCTCGAGCGCCTGCGTGCCAAGGCCGCCGACCCGCAGTTCATCCCCAACCTCGTGCGCCGGCTGCTGCTCGACAACCCGCACCGGGTGCGGCTGGTCCTGAAGCCGGACACCGAGCTGTCCGGCCGCCAGCAGGCCGAGGAGAAGGCACGGCTTTCCGCCATGCAGGACACCCTGGGCGACGAGGACCAGCGCCAGATCGTCGAGCAGGCCAAGGCGCTGGCGGACCGTCAGGCCGAGGAGGGTGATCTCTCCATCCTGCCGACGGTGACCCGCGAGGACATTCCCGCGGACATCGATATCCCGCAGCCCGAGCAGTTCGTCCACCAGCCGTCGAGCCAGCGCTGGTACAACCGCAGCACCAACGGTCTGGCCTACCTGCAGCTGGCGATCGACCTGCCCGACCTCGATCGCGACGAGCTTGAGTTGATGCCGGTCTACACCGGTTTGCTGACCGAACTGGGCGCTGGTGACCGGGATTACCTGCAGATGGCCGAGGCCGTCGCGGCGAAGACCGGCGGATTCGCCTCGGGCGCCTCGGTGCGTGCCGGCATCAATGACGTGCACTCGGCCAGCGGCTTCTGGCTGCTGTCGGGCAAGTCACTGGTGCGCAATGCGGATGCCATGGTCGACCTGTTCCATCAGCACCTCGATGCCGCGCGCTTCGACGAGATCGACCGCATCTGCGATCTGGTCAGCCAGATGCGCTTCGGCACCGAGCAGGGCGTATCCGGCCGTGGTCACATCCACGCGATGCTGCTGGCTTCCAGCGGCATGTCCGCGCGGGCCTCCCTGCGCCACGACACCGCTGGGGTGGCCGCCGTGCGCCGCATCAAGGCGATGGACGACGGTCTCGAGCAGGCCGAGTCGCGCTACGACTTGGCCGAACGGCTGGCGCGCCTGCACGACAAGCTCAAGGGCGGCCTGCGTCACTACAACGTGGTTACCGAGCAGCGCCATTTCGCCGAGATGGCGCAGGCGCTCCGCCCGCACATGCACCAGGGCAGCACCGAGCAGCCGTTCCACCTTGGCCGGCACGAATCGCAGGTGCACGAGGCCTGGGTCGGCAACCTGGCGGTCAATTACTGCGCCCAGGCGCATGCCGCCGTGCCGCCCAAGCACCCGGATGCCGCCGCACTGGCGGTGCTCGGTGGCTTCATGCGCAACGGCTTCCTGCACACGGCCATCCGCGAGAAGGGCGGTGCGTACGGAGGTGGGGCCGGCTTTGATGCCGAGTCCGGCAGTTTCCGCTTCTTCTCCTACCGCGACCCGCGCCTGGGCGAGACGCTCGAGGACTTCGGCAATGCGGTCGACTGGGTGGTCGACAACGCCCATGAGGATCGGACCGTCGACGAGGCAATCTTCGGCGTGATCGCCTCGATCGACAAGCCGGGCTCGCCGGCGGGCGAGGCCAAGAAGGCGTTCATGGACGAATTGCACGGCCGTACACCGGAGGATCTGCGCGAGATACGTGCCCGGGTGCTGGATGTCACCCAGGACGACCTCAAGCGGGTGGCGGAGACCTACCTGAAGCCGGACACGGCATCGGTTGGCGTGCTGGCGGGTCCGTCCCGCGAGGACGATCTGGCCGAGCTTGGGCTCGTTATCGAGCGGATCTGATTCAAAGGCGGCTAGACTGGCCGCCTGCAAAAGTGACAACCAACGGAGGGGTATGATGCGCTGGATGATCGGGATTGGAGTGGTCGGCCTGCTGGTGCTGACCTATTTTCTGCTGCCGATCCTGAGCCCCTTCGTGGTCGGCTTCATCATTGCCTACCTGTTCAATCCGTTGGTCACCCGGCTGGACCGGCACGGGGTTTCCCGGACCTGGGGCACCTCGCTGATCTTCCTCGGCGGCGCGCTGGTACTGCTGGTCGCGCTGGTGGCGCTGATTCCGGTGCTGATCGAGCAGACCGTCCGCCTGGTGCGCGTCTTCCCCCAGCTGCTGGATATCGTCCAGCAGCGGATCATTCCCTGGGTCACCCAGACCACCGGACTCGAGCTGCACGTCGATCAGTTGCGCGCCCTGGTGGTCTCCCATGGCGAGACCATCGCCAAGGTGGTCGCCGGCGGGCTCTCGAACGTGTCGGCGACGGGGACGGCGGCGTTCATCGCCCTGATGAACCTGCTGCTGATCCCGGTGATCGCCTTCTATCTGCTGCGCGACTGGCCGGTCGTAATTGCCCGCGTCGAGCAGATGCTGCCCAGGCACCGCGTCGATTCGATCGCCCTGATGGCGCGCGAGTCCGACAGCATGCTGGGCAACTTCCTGCGCGGTCAGTTGGCGGTGATGATTGCCAACGGCGTCACCTATTCGATCGGTCTGACCCTGATCGGGCTGGAGACGGGGATCGCCATCGGCATGTTCGCCGGGCTGGTCAGTTTCGTGCCGTATCTCGGCACCATTATCGGCATCCTGCTGGCGCTGATTGCCATGTACATCCAGGCCGACAGTCTCTGGCCGCTGCTGCTGGTTCTCGGCGTCTTCGGGGTCGGGCAGGTGCTCGAAACGGTCGCCTGGCAACCGCGCTTCGTCGGCAACGAGATCGGCATGCACCCGGTTGCCGTGATCTTCGCGGTGATGGCCGGTGGCCAGCTGTTCGGCTTCTTCGGCATCCTGCTGGCGCTGCCGGTCTCGGCGGTGTTGATCGTGCTCGGCGAGCACGCCCTGGCCGCCTACCGGGAGAGTCGTTACTACCGGGGCAAAGACGAGCGGGCCTTGCCGCCGGGCGACGGCGACGAACCGGTGGAGGGCTGAGCGGCCCATGCAGCAGATCCCGCTGGCACTGGACCTGGTTACGCCCACGAGCTTCGAGGGGTTCATCGGCAACGAGAACCTGTTGCTCAAGGCGACATTGGCCGAGCAGGCGGCTGGCTATGGCGAGGCGCAGGTGTTCATCCATGGCCCGAGCGGGTCGGGCAAGTCGCATCTGGCACAGGCGGCCTGCTACCACGCCGGTTCGATGGGCCGGCCGGCGGCCTACTGGCCCCTGCGCCAGATCGGCGGGCAGCTGGCGGCGGCCAGCGAGCAGATCGATGCCTTCGCGCTGGCGGTGGTCGACGACGTCGATGCGTTGGTCGGCCAGGCCGAGGGCGAGTTCCTGTTGTTCGACCTGATCAACCGGGCGCGCGAGGCCGAGGTGCCATTGCTGCTTACAGCCTCGCGCCCGCCGGCGGACCTGCCGGTGAAATTGGCGGATCTCGCCTCGCGGTTGAGCTGGGGGGCGGTAATGGCCGTGCACCTGCCCGGTGACGGCGAGAAGATCGAACTGCTCCGTGCCCGGGCGCAGGCCCGGGGGCTGGAGATGCCGCACGGCACGGCGCAGTGGATGCTCGCGCATCTGCCGCGCGACGTCGGTACCTTGCTCGAGGCACTTGACCGCCTCGATCGCCAGTCGATGATCGCCAAGCGACGCCTGACCATCCCCTTCGTCCGCGAGGTGCTGGTCGAGACCGAGTGAGCGCCGATCGGTTGTTACCTGATCAGCCGCTGCCTGCCAGCGAACCGTGCAGAGGTCCGCTAGATCGTATGGCGAACGATGCGAGCCTTGTCGCGTTGCCAGTCGCGGTCCTTGATGGTGGCGCGCTTGTCGTGCGACTTCTTGCCCTGGCCGAGGGCGATCTCGAGCTTGACCATGCCGCGTTTGAAGTACAGCGCGATGGGCACGATGGTGAACCCCTTGCGCTCGACCTGACCGATCAGGCGGGCCAGTTCGTGGTCGTGAAGCAGCAGCTTGCGCGTGCGCGTCGGATCCGGCCGAACGTGGCTCGAGGCCTGCAGGAGCGGCGTGATCACCGCGCCGAGCAGCCAGGCCTCGCCGTCCTTGATGATCACGTGCGCATCGGCGATCTGGGCCTTGCCGGCGCGCAGGGCCTTCACTTCCCAGCCCTCGAGCACCAGGCCGGCCTCGATGCGGTCGCCAAGGAAATAGTCGAACTTCGCCTTCTTGTTCAGCGCGATGGTCGACTGTCCGGTGGTGGGCTTCTTGTTCTTGCTCATGCGCGCATTCTAGCAGCATGTCGGCCGGTTGCCGCCCGGAATCGGGCAGTGCCGCCCCGGTCGCCGGCTTGGTCGCCATGGCGGCATGGTGGTAGTTTCAAGGGAAGGTCCGCACGAATACCCAACGTCTCTGCGGGTCTCCAGGCGTCCAGATGTAAGGCGCGGCGCGCGGTCCAATGGCCATGCTCATTGGCAAGCGTCGTAACGCCGCAGCTGGGCGCCTGGCGGCCCGCCCTACGGGGCTAGCCGGCTTGCCCGCCCTCGGTGTTGCCGATCCTCGCCGGGGCAATGAGCCCGCCTTCGAATCGGCGCCTTGATGGCGGACAAACCGGCTGGCCAGAGGCATTGGGTATTCGAGCGGACCTCCCCGAGCCATCCGTCGGGTTCCCGGGACGGGAGCCGTGTCCGACCAAACCGAAGAGGAAGTCCGGTGTCCGCACAGCATCTCGAGAACCACCCGGAATGGAGCGGCCGACTGGCCTTCATCCTCGCCTCGGCCGGTTCGGCCGTCGGCCTGGGCAACATCTGGAAATTTCCCTACATCATGGGCGACAACGGCGGCGGCGCGTTTGTGATGATCTATCTCGCCTGCCTGCTGCTGGTGGCCACGCCCATCCTGATCAGCGAGGTCATGCTGGGCCGTCGTGCGCGTTCCAACCCGATTACCGGCATGGCCAAGCTCAGCCGCGAGGCCGGCGCGCACCCAAGCTGGCAGGCGATCGGCTGGATGGGGGTGCTCACCGGCTTTCTGATCCTGAGTTTCTATTCGGTGGTGATGGGCTGGGCCCTGGCCTACGTCGAGAAGGCCGCGGACGGGGCGTTCATCGGCGCGAATGCCGAGACCATCTCAGGGCTGTTCGACGACATGGTCGCCAATCCCGGCACGCTGCTGTTCTGGCATACGGTGGCGATGATCATGACCGTCGCAGTGGTCGCCCGCGGGGTGCGCGGCGGGCTGGAACTGGCCACCCGCGTCATGATGCCGTTGCTGATCGTCATCCTGGTGCTGCTGTTCGGCTACAACATCGGCACGCCCGGTTTCGCGCCGGCCATGGCGTTCATGTTCTCCCCCGACTTCTCCCAGGTCAGTGCCCAGACCGTGCTGGTGGCGCTGGGACACGCGTTCTTTACCCTGAGTCTCGGCATGGGCGCGATCATGGTGTACGGCTCCTACATGCCGCAGGGCACCTCGATCGTGCGCGCCGGGCTGTGGATCATCGTCCTGGATACCGGCATCGCGCTGCTGGCGGGCATGGTGATCTTCCCGATCGTGTTCTCCAACGGCATGAGCCCCGAGCAGGGCGCCGGCCTGGTGTTCCAGACCCTGCCGCTGGCGCTCGGCCAGATGGAGTGGGGCTACTGGCTCGCGATCGTCCTGTTCGTGCTGGTATCGATCGCCGCCTGGACCTCGGCGATCTCGCTGGTCGAGCCGGCTGTCTCCTACCTCTGGGAGCGTTTCGGCGTCCGCCGGCTGCACTCGGCCCTGGCCGTGGGGGTGGCGACCTGGTCGCTGGGCGTGCTCGCGGCGCTGTCGTTCAACCTGCTCGGCGATGTCACCCTGTTCGACAAGACGATCTTCGGCGTGCTGGAGTTCGCCACGGCCAACATTCTGCTGCCGGCCGGCGGCTTGCTGATTGCCCTGTTTGCTGCCTGGCGAATGCGGCGAGCCGACTCCCGCGAGGAGCTGGGACTCGACGGCTGGCGCTACCGGCTGTGGTGGTGGCTGGCCGCCGTGGTTGCTCCGGCCGGTGTGGTGCTGGTGTTCCTCAACGGGCTCGGCCTGTTGGGCTAAGGCGGCGGCGTACTCTGCTAGACTCCGCGGTCCGATCGACAGCCCGCCGCCGTGGCCGGTGGTGGGCATGAAACGCAAGGGCGACTTCCTCCCGGCATGAGTACCACCATCGAGCGACAGGTCGACGTGCCGTTCTCCGCGCTGCAGATGTATGCGCTGGTCAACGACATCGACTCCTACCCGGAATTCCTCCCCTGGTGCGAGCAGACGCGCATCCTTCAGGCCTCGGGCGATGAGGTCGAAGCGAGCATCACGCTGCGCAAGGGAGCGATCCACAAGACCTTCGTCACCCGCAATCACAACGAGCCGGGCGCCCGGATCGTCGTCACGCTGGTCGACGGTCCCTTCCGTCACCTCGACGGCTTCTGGGAATTCGAGGACCTGCCGGAGGGCGGCTCCCGGGTGACGCTCGACATGCGTTTCGAATTCTCCAACCGCTTCCTCGAACGTGCCATCGGTCCGGTGTTCCGCGAGATCGTGAAGAACCTCGTCGGGGCATTCCGCAAGCGGGCCTTCCAGGTCTATCCGCGCGAGGACGGCGCATGAAGGTCGAAGTGGCCTACGCCAGGCCCGATGTCCAGGTCATTCTCGAGGTCGATGTCCCGGAGGGCGCGACCGCCGAGGAGGCCATTCGTGCCAGCGGCATTCTCGAGCGCTTCCCGGAGATCGATCTGACCAAGCAGAAGGTGGGCATCTTCTCCAAGGTCGCGCCGCTGTCCAAGGATCTGCGGGAGTGGGACCGGGTGGAAATCTACCGGGCGCTGATCGCCGACCCGAAGGCCGCGCGCCGGCAGCGGGCGCAGAAGGACAAGCAGGACGACCGCAAGGCCGCGGCCAAGTCCGGTGCCAAGGGGAAGGACAAGCCGCCGGCGGACTCTGCCGACGCTCCAACCGCGGACACGAAAAAGCCGGCCGAGTAGAACCCGGCCGGCTTCTGGGCTGCCCCGCTGTCGGAACCGTTACTTACAGCGGATCATTGCCCGGCGGGGTAGTCGGCTGATCTTCGGTTTCCAGCTCGTAGGGATCTTCTTCCGGAGCGGTGGACGGCGCCGGCTCGGCCTCGCCGTCATCCTTCTCCTCGTCCGGCAGTTCCGCGCTGTTCATCGACGGCGCTTCGGCCAGATCCATGCCGTCCTGCGTGATCGCCGTGACCCGGCCGGAGGCGCCGTACTCGACCACCAGCGTGTGGTGGAATGCCTCTTCCTTGCCGCGCTTGTCGTAGTAGAGATAGGTGTCGCGCTGGCCGGCGTGGAAGATGTCGTTGAGGCTGGGCGTGCCGAGCAGGTTGCGGACTTCGGCCTGCGACATGCCTTCGTGAAGGCGCTCGACCTGAGCCTCCTCGATGATGTTGCCCTGCTGGATATCCGGCTGGTAGACCTGGATGAAGCTCGGGACGTATACCGAGGAACAACCCGCAAGCAGGGTGACGACGAGCGGAAGCGTAAGAAGATGGCGCTGCATGATCCTGGAAAACCTTTTCCTGATGGTCTGGATGGCTTTACGACTGCGCCCCAATCATACGCCGTCTGACCGGTGATGCCAGCCTGCCTCGTCCGGAGGATTGCCGTGCGGGGTCATGTTTCCGGGAATGGCGGCATCTTCGGTTACAATTCGCATTAGCGAATCAACCGAATGCAATCGAGGGCAGAAGTTTTGGAACCCAGCGAACTCAAGAAGGCCGGCCTGAAGGTCACCCTGCCGCGGGTGAAGATTCTCGAGATCATCGAGGCGAATCCGGATTGGCACATGAGTGCCGAGGACGTTTACAAGGAATTGCTCGCCCGCGGTGAGGAGATCGGGCTGGCCACGGTCTACCGGGTGCTGACCCAGTTCGAGACGGCCGACATCCTCAAGCGGCACCAGTTCGAGGGTGGCAAGGCCGTGTTCGAGCTGATCTCCAAGGGGGATCACGACCATCTGGTCTGCGTGAAGACCGGCCAGGTCGAGGAATTCCACGATCCGATCATTCAGGAACGGATCGCCATGATCGCCGACGAGTTCGATTTCGATCTGACCGACTACTCGCTGGTGATCTACGGCATCAGCCGCAAGGCGGCCGGCCGCAAGTAAGGCTCATTGCGCCCATGGCAGAAGGCCCGCTCGTGTTTCACGGGCGGGCCTTCTTGCTTTCGGGATCAGATTGAGCTGTCGAGCAACTCGCGGGCATGCGCCCGGGTTTGCTCGGTCACCTCGCGGCCGCCGAGCATGCGCGCCAGCTCCTCGGTGCGCTCGTCGGCATCGAGGGCGCGCACCCAGGTGCGGGTCGCGTCACTGAGCTCCTCCTTCTCGATGCGTGCCTGGTGATGACCGTGGGCGGCTACCTGCGGCAGGTGCGTGACGCACAGTACCTGGCGCGATTCGCCGAGTGCCCGCAAGTGGGCGCCGACGATCGCCGCGGTGGCCCCGCCGATGCCGGTGTCGACCTCGTCGAAGATGAAGGTGCCCACCGGGTCGTCACCGGCGGTCAGGGTCTTCAGTGCGAGGCTCACGCGCGCCAGTTCGCCGCCGGAGGCGATCTGGTCGAGCGGGGCGACCGGCTGGCCGCGGTTGGCGCTGATCAGGAAGACGACTTCGTCGATGCCGCGCTCGCCGCGGCGTGTCTTCAGAGCATCCGAGGTGGTCAGCTTCACCTCGAACTCGCCGTTGGGCATGCCCAGCTCGCGGATCGAGGCCTTGAGCCGCTCGGCCAGCTTCTTGGCACCTGCCTGCCGCTCCTTGCTGACCTTGGCGGCCAGCCTGTCGTAGGCGGCGCGGTTTTCCGTGAGGCGGGTCTCGATCTCGCCCAGCGAGCCGCCGGCCTGCTCGAGCTGTTCGTGCTCCTCGCGCAGATCACTGACGTGCTGCTCGAACACCTCCGGGGAGACGCGGTGTTTGCGGGCCAGTTCGTGCAGGGTGTCCAGTCGTGCCTCGACGGTGGCGAGGCGTTCCGGGTCGGCCTCGGCCGACTCGAGCCGGTCGCGAAGGGTATCGACCGCCTCGGCGATCTGGATCTCAGCGGACTGCAGGGTCTCGATGACCGGGCCGAGAGTTTCGTCCAGATCCGCGATCCGTGACAGGGACTGCTCGGCGGCCCCCACGCGATCGTGGGCGTTGCCGTCGTCGTCGAACAGCGAGGCCATCTGCTCGGCCAGCACCTGACGCCATTCGTCCAGTCTCGACAGTCGCTTGAGCTCGGCGTGCAGCTGGTTGAACTCGTCCGGCTGCGGATCGACCCGCTCGATCTCCTCGAGCTGGAATTCGAGAAAGGCGAGCCGGTCGGCACGCGAGTCCTGCTCCGCCCGGTGGCTGGCGAGCTGCTCCTCGTCGGCGTGGATCTGGCGACTCAGCCGGCCGAGCTCGTCGACCTGGCCCTTGAGGTCGCAGAAGTGGTCGAGCAGGGCGAGCTGGGTCTTCGCCTGCATCAGCCGCTGGTTCTGGTGCTGACCGTGGATGTCGATCAGGTGCCGGCCGAGACCCTTGAGCGCCTGGCCGGGTACCGGGCGGCCGTTGATCCATGCCTTGGAGCGGCCGTCCCGCGACAGGACACGCCGCACGATCAGCGGCAGCGACCCGCCCTCGGGGTCCTCGCCCAGTTCCTGTTCGTCGAGCCACTGCGCGGCCGGGCCATCGACCGGCAGCAGAAACTCGCCGGTGACCTCGCCCTGCTCGCAGCCGCTGCGCAACAGGTTCATGTTGGCCCGGTCACCCAGCAGCAGCCCGATCGCGTCGATCAGGATCGACTTGCCGGCGCCGGTTTCCCCGGTGAGGGCGGTCATGCCGGCGGCGAAGTCGAGCTCGAGCTGATCGATCAGGGCGATCTGGCGAATGGAGAGGGTGGTCAGCATGATGGCGGGCGTTTCCTTTTACCGTGGCTCCGTGATCCGTGGTGCCGGGACGATGGGTCAGAACCGCTGTTCGCTCCAGCAGAGCTTGTCGCGCAGCAGCGAGTAGTGGTCATGGCCTTCCGGATGGATCAGCCGGATCTCGTGTTCGTACTTCGAGATCGCCAGCACGTCGCCGTGCTCGAGCGGCTGGTTGAGTTGGCCGTCGAAGCTCACCACGCCGCCGCCGCGCGAGCCCTCCACCGGACTGATCTCGATCAGGTGGCGCGCATCGACCACGATCGGTCGGTAGCTGAGCGTGTGCGGGCAGATCGAGACGATGCCGACGGCGTGCAGGTCCGGTGCGATCAGCGGACCGCCGGCGGACAGGGCGTAGGCGGTCGAGCCGGTCGGTGTGCAGACGACCACGCCATCGGAGCGCTGCTGGTTGACCAGTGTGCCGTCGATACTCATCTCGAACTCGACCATGCGGGCCGGGTCGCGCATCTTGAAAGTCACGTCGTTGAGTGCGACCGATTCCATGATGCGCGTGTCGTTGCGCATCAGGCTGCCCTGCAGCAGGAAGCGTCGTTCCTCGCAGTACTTGCCCTCGAGGATCGCCGAGAGGTGCCGTTCGACCTCGCAGGGGCTGACGTCGGCCAGAAAGCCGAGCCGGCCAAGGTTCACGCCCAGGATCGGCACTTCGTGAGAGCAAAGCGAGCGGGCGGCATTGAGCATGGTGCCGTCGCCACCGATCACCACGATCAGGTCGCGATCGATGCGGTCGCGCGAGAAGCGCTCGGCGTGGATCGACGGCACGGGGTTCTCGGCGTTCTCGTCGAGCGCCCAGTGAGCGCCGTGCCGCTCGGCCGCGGCCACGAGATGTTTGTACACCTCGGCGAGCGCGTCACCGCCGTCGGGCTTGGTGATGATCCCCAGCCGGCGGAAGGCCGGCGGCTCGGCAGGGGGTTCGCGACGTGACGGGGAGGTCGAGTTCATGGTGTCTGGGAGTTGCTCCTGTCGGCGACTCGATGGTTCGTTCAGTGATTGCCGGCGGACCACTTCAGCCCGATGATCCCGGCCACGATCATGGCGATGAATGCCAGGCGTGCAAGCGACGCGGGCTCTTTGAACCAGAGGATGCCGAGAATCGCTACGCCGGTCGCGCCGATGCCGCTCCAGACCGCGTAGGCCGTCCCCATCGGGATCTCGCGCATCGCCACGGCAAGCAGGTAGAAGCTCAGCCAGGCGATGGCCAGCACGGCGATCGTCGGGACCAGGCGGGCGAAGCCGTCGGTGAACCGCAGGCCGGTGGCCCAGGCGATTTCCAGCAGGCCGGCTGCGAGCAGGATGAGCCAGGCATTCATGGCGATTTCGTTGTCCTCGCAAGATGGTGCGATGCCCGTCCGGTCGGATTTCCCGAGCCGGCCGGGCATGGAATTCGGCCCAGTCTAGCAAAAGGCGAGGCCGCCGCATGCGGTCGATGGAATGCGCGCGGATGGTTGCCGTCCCACGGCCCAACGCCGACTTGGCACTCTTCGCGACCGAGTGCTAATTTAGCCGCGCAACGGGCGGGCCCGGCACTCGGTGCGGCCCGCCTCGACGAACACACCAACCCAGCCATCAGGTCTTGCGTATGACAGACGCCTGGAGTGAATTGCCCGAGCGGGCGCAGACCCTGCTTCGGGTGCTGATCGATCGCTACACCGACGAGGGAACGCCGGTCGGCTCGCGCGCACTCGCGCGCATGTCGGACCTGAACCTGAGCCCGGCCACCGTGCGCAATGTCATGGCCGACCTCGAGGATCTCGGCCTGGTGCGAGCGCCGCACACCTCCTCGGGGCGCGTGCCCACCGAGCTGGCCTACCGGCTGTTCGTCGATTCGCTTCTGGTCAGCCCGTCGAAGGCGCCGGTGGATGCCCGTCGGCTCGAGCGCATCCTGCGCGAAGCGGTCGAGGACGACCCTCAGCACCTGGCCGACACCGCCTCGAACCTGCTGTCCGGCCTGACCCAGTTCGCCGGAGTGGTCTCCATTCCGTCGCGTGCCCGGGCGCTGTTCCGCCAGATCGACTTCGTCTCGCTCTCCCCGGGGCGGGTGCTGATGGTGCTGGTGACCGACGACGGCGGGGTGCAGAACCGCATCATTCACCCGGACAAGCCCTACAGCCAGGACGAGCTGACCCGCTTCGCCAACTTCCTCAACGAGCGGCTCAACGGCCAATCGATCCAGGCACTTCGGGAGACGCTGGTCAGCGAGCTCAAGCACACCCGCGAGCAGATCGAGGGCAATCTCAACGAGGCGATCGTGCTCGCGGAATCCGCCGTCGAGGCGGTCGAGGACGACGCGGGCATCGCCGTGGCGGGGCAGACCAATCTGATGGGCATCGACGAACTCGGCGACGTCGATCGCATGCGGCGGCTGTTCAATGCGTTTGCCGAGAAGCGCGAGCTGGTCTCGCTGCTGGATCAGTGCGAGCGCGCTCAGGGCGTGAAGATCTTCATCGGTCGCGAGTCGGGCTCGCCGAGCTTCGACGAATGCGGGGTCGTCGGCGCCTCCTACGGCGTCGACGACGAGGTGGTCGGCGTGCTCGGCGTGATTGGACCGAAGCGCATGCCATACGACCGCGTGATCTCCATCGTCGACGTCACCTCACGGCTCCTCTCGAGCGCGCTCTCGCGCCAGTAAGCCGGCGCTTCTCGCCGGTCTCGCAGTCTCCCCCTTGAAAAGATCCCGGATGCCCCAAGTGTCCGGGCAACAGCGAATTTCAATCCAGACATCCATCCGCTTTTCAGGAGAGCTTCGATGACGGACAAGCCGGTCGATCAAGACGACATGACTCAGGGCATGAACGAGGAAAACCCGGAGCAGCCCGCCGAGGGCGAGGTCGAGCAGGGCGCCCAGGGCGAGGAGGCCAGCGAGGTCGAGGAGCTCAAGGCGAAGCTCGCCGAGAAGGAAGAGGAAGTCCTGCGCATCGCCGCGGAGATGCAGAACCTGCGTCACCGTGCCGAGCGCGATGTCGAGTCGGCGCGCAAGTTCGCCCTCGAGCGCTTTGTCGAGGGTCTGCTGCCGGTGGTCGACTCGCTCGAACTGGGTATCGAGGCGGCCGACAACGAGAACGCCACGCTGGAGAAGATCAAGGAGGGCGACGAGATGACCCTCAAGATGCTGATCCAGACGCTGGAGAAGTTCGGCGTGAAGGCCGTTCACCCGATCGGCGAGCGTTTCAACCCGGAACACCACCAGGCCATCAGCATGCAGCCGCACGACGGCGATCCGGATCACGTCGTCGACGTGATGCAGAAGGGTTACCTCCTGAAGGACCGCGTCGTGCGCCCGGCCATGGTGGTCGTTTCGAAGCCGAATCAGGACTGATCGACGCGGATTTGCGGCCGCCGGCTTGAAAAATCGAGCAGCGGCCGCACCTCGAATGCCAAGGGCGGCCCGAGAGCGAAACATGCCGCGGCGCGCCAACAGATTCAACGCATACACAAAGAACGCTGGAGACACGCATTATGGGTAAGGTAATCGGTATCGACCTGGGGACGACCAACTCCTGTGTCGCGATCATGGACGGCAAGTCCGGCAAGGTAATCGAGAACGCCGAGGGCGCGCGTACCACCCCGTCGGTGGTCGCCTACGCCAATGACGGCGAGATCCTCGTCGGTCA
This genomic interval carries:
- a CDS encoding insulinase family protein → MSEATASEALGQEVGHHPAFNLVRSVPIEALNLTVEEYRHDKTGARHYHLATDDEQNVFLVGLRTVPEDSTGVAHILEHTALCGSERYPVRDPFFMMIRRSLNTFMNAFTSSDWTAYPFASCNVKDFYNLLDVYLDATFFSRIDELDFRQEGHRVEFEQWDDPSTPLTFKGVVFNEMKGAMSDPTSVLWQTLSRELFPDTTYHHNSGGDPARIPDLTYEQMVAFYKRFYHPSNAVFMTYGNQPVDRLQKEFEERALARFDEIDPDSAVPLQPIFAGPKQVEDVYPLDDDDTAEKTHVNVGWMLGESADLDARLEAQLLEGVLLENSASPLLKALETTDLGAAPSPVLGLEDSQRQMVFVAGLEGSEADRAEAVEQLVLDTLTEVAEKGVDPDMVESVLHQLELSQREVTGDGFPYGLHLIVQALPAAIHDSDPINLLDLEPALERLRAKAADPQFIPNLVRRLLLDNPHRVRLVLKPDTELSGRQQAEEKARLSAMQDTLGDEDQRQIVEQAKALADRQAEEGDLSILPTVTREDIPADIDIPQPEQFVHQPSSQRWYNRSTNGLAYLQLAIDLPDLDRDELELMPVYTGLLTELGAGDRDYLQMAEAVAAKTGGFASGASVRAGINDVHSASGFWLLSGKSLVRNADAMVDLFHQHLDAARFDEIDRICDLVSQMRFGTEQGVSGRGHIHAMLLASSGMSARASLRHDTAGVAAVRRIKAMDDGLEQAESRYDLAERLARLHDKLKGGLRHYNVVTEQRHFAEMAQALRPHMHQGSTEQPFHLGRHESQVHEAWVGNLAVNYCAQAHAAVPPKHPDAAALAVLGGFMRNGFLHTAIREKGGAYGGGAGFDAESGSFRFFSYRDPRLGETLEDFGNAVDWVVDNAHEDRTVDEAIFGVIASIDKPGSPAGEAKKAFMDELHGRTPEDLREIRARVLDVTQDDLKRVAETYLKPDTASVGVLAGPSREDDLAELGLVIERI
- a CDS encoding AI-2E family transporter, giving the protein MMRWMIGIGVVGLLVLTYFLLPILSPFVVGFIIAYLFNPLVTRLDRHGVSRTWGTSLIFLGGALVLLVALVALIPVLIEQTVRLVRVFPQLLDIVQQRIIPWVTQTTGLELHVDQLRALVVSHGETIAKVVAGGLSNVSATGTAAFIALMNLLLIPVIAFYLLRDWPVVIARVEQMLPRHRVDSIALMARESDSMLGNFLRGQLAVMIANGVTYSIGLTLIGLETGIAIGMFAGLVSFVPYLGTIIGILLALIAMYIQADSLWPLLLVLGVFGVGQVLETVAWQPRFVGNEIGMHPVAVIFAVMAGGQLFGFFGILLALPVSAVLIVLGEHALAAYRESRYYRGKDERALPPGDGDEPVEG
- the hda gene encoding DnaA regulatory inactivator Hda, yielding MQQIPLALDLVTPTSFEGFIGNENLLLKATLAEQAAGYGEAQVFIHGPSGSGKSHLAQAACYHAGSMGRPAAYWPLRQIGGQLAAASEQIDAFALAVVDDVDALVGQAEGEFLLFDLINRAREAEVPLLLTASRPPADLPVKLADLASRLSWGAVMAVHLPGDGEKIELLRARAQARGLEMPHGTAQWMLAHLPRDVGTLLEALDRLDRQSMIAKRRLTIPFVREVLVETE
- the smpB gene encoding SsrA-binding protein SmpB, encoding MSKNKKPTTGQSTIALNKKAKFDYFLGDRIEAGLVLEGWEVKALRAGKAQIADAHVIIKDGEAWLLGAVITPLLQASSHVRPDPTRTRKLLLHDHELARLIGQVERKGFTIVPIALYFKRGMVKLEIALGQGKKSHDKRATIKDRDWQRDKARIVRHTI
- a CDS encoding sodium-dependent transporter; translation: MSAQHLENHPEWSGRLAFILASAGSAVGLGNIWKFPYIMGDNGGGAFVMIYLACLLLVATPILISEVMLGRRARSNPITGMAKLSREAGAHPSWQAIGWMGVLTGFLILSFYSVVMGWALAYVEKAADGAFIGANAETISGLFDDMVANPGTLLFWHTVAMIMTVAVVARGVRGGLELATRVMMPLLIVILVLLFGYNIGTPGFAPAMAFMFSPDFSQVSAQTVLVALGHAFFTLSLGMGAIMVYGSYMPQGTSIVRAGLWIIVLDTGIALLAGMVIFPIVFSNGMSPEQGAGLVFQTLPLALGQMEWGYWLAIVLFVLVSIAAWTSAISLVEPAVSYLWERFGVRRLHSALAVGVATWSLGVLAALSFNLLGDVTLFDKTIFGVLEFATANILLPAGGLLIALFAAWRMRRADSREELGLDGWRYRLWWWLAAVVAPAGVVLVFLNGLGLLG